A genomic stretch from Methylorubrum extorquens includes:
- a CDS encoding putative glutathione S-transferase (Evidence 3 : Putative function from multiple computational evidences), producing the protein MTARTLYYAPGACSLASHIVLEEIGAPYETIRLDLARGDQRAPEYLAVNERGRVPALYEEGWVLTENAAILRHLARSHPEAGLLPEDRRGQAVADEWMAWLSTGHHIAYAHVRRPERYSADEAAFPEIRAKGADTFGDLCTMTEVRLSNGGWALGERYSVVDAYLLVFWVWARGPTIGFDMPALFPAWTAHARRMAERPAVRAVFAREGLALPA; encoded by the coding sequence ATGACCGCCCGCACCCTCTACTACGCCCCCGGCGCCTGCTCGCTCGCCTCCCACATCGTGCTGGAGGAGATCGGCGCGCCCTACGAGACCATTCGCCTCGACCTCGCCAGGGGCGACCAGCGGGCGCCGGAATATCTCGCGGTCAACGAGCGCGGACGCGTACCGGCCCTCTACGAGGAGGGCTGGGTGCTCACCGAGAACGCCGCGATCCTTCGCCACCTCGCCCGCTCCCATCCGGAGGCCGGCTTGCTGCCGGAGGATCGGCGCGGGCAGGCGGTGGCCGACGAGTGGATGGCGTGGCTCTCGACCGGGCATCACATCGCCTACGCCCATGTCCGCCGGCCCGAACGCTACAGCGCCGACGAGGCCGCCTTCCCGGAAATTCGTGCGAAGGGTGCCGACACGTTCGGCGATCTCTGCACCATGACCGAGGTACGTCTCTCCAACGGCGGCTGGGCGCTCGGCGAGCGCTACAGCGTCGTCGATGCCTATCTCCTGGTGTTCTGGGTTTGGGCCCGCGGCCCGACGATCGGCTTCGATATGCCCGCGCTCTTCCCGGCCTGGACGGCGCATGCCCGCCGCATGGCCGAGCGCCCTGCGGTGCGCGCCGTCTTCGCCCGCGAGGGACTGGCGCTGCCGGCCTGA
- a CDS encoding protein of unknown function (Evidence 5 : Unknown function), producing the protein MVAVLVAQPLGREVIGIEDVAVALEENRACEGPKLDAGSALRPDEIQNTLTPIHGAAGIMPSAGGSSTRVPT; encoded by the coding sequence GTGGTCGCGGTACTGGTGGCGCAGCCCCTCGGTCGAGAGGTGATCGGCATAGAGGACGTTGCCGTCGCTCTTGAGGAGAATCGGGCGTGTGAGGGGCCCAAGCTCGACGCCGGTTCGGCCCTGCGGCCGGACGAGATTCAAAACACGCTGACGCCGATCCATGGCGCGGCCGGTATCATGCCATCGGCAGGCGGGTCCAGCACTCGAGTGCCGACCTGA
- a CDS encoding conserved protein of unknown function (Evidence 4 : Unknown function but conserved in other organisms), with translation MLGEGGLPRALGSRGPVDYIVASHVVEHVPDCIGWLRECGDALNEGGVFCLMVPDKRFTFDHFRTPSSVGALVAAHLLRLRTPPPEAVYEHFARASEIDVRATWRGKPAPDRPIVGGPPAALDATATAIASGVHIDVHCTVFTPYSFARALTELLALDLLPYECAALEPTRPYETEFFVLLRKRSDLTAAERAATVPQLDPRRHDALPPPAGWPKRTRAAAGRWVRRLRGRKP, from the coding sequence GTGCTCGGCGAAGGCGGGCTGCCGCGGGCGCTCGGCTCGCGCGGTCCGGTCGATTACATCGTCGCCTCGCACGTCGTCGAGCACGTTCCCGACTGCATCGGTTGGCTGCGGGAGTGCGGCGACGCCCTGAACGAGGGCGGCGTGTTCTGCCTGATGGTGCCGGACAAGCGCTTCACCTTCGACCATTTCCGCACGCCGAGCAGCGTCGGCGCGCTCGTCGCCGCCCATCTGCTGCGGCTGCGCACGCCACCGCCCGAGGCCGTGTACGAACATTTCGCCAGGGCCAGCGAGATCGACGTGCGCGCCACGTGGCGCGGCAAGCCGGCTCCGGACAGGCCGATCGTCGGCGGCCCGCCGGCGGCTCTCGATGCCACCGCGACCGCCATCGCGAGCGGCGTGCACATCGACGTCCACTGCACGGTGTTCACGCCGTACAGCTTCGCCCGCGCCCTCACCGAACTCCTCGCCCTCGACCTGCTCCCGTACGAATGCGCGGCCCTGGAGCCGACTCGTCCGTACGAGACCGAGTTCTTCGTGCTGCTGCGCAAGCGCAGCGACCTCACCGCCGCGGAGCGCGCCGCCACGGTGCCCCAGCTGGACCCGCGCCGGCACGACGCCCTGCCACCGCCCGCGGGTTGGCCGAAGCGAACCCGAGCGGCAGCGGGCCGATGGGTCAGGCGCCTCCGCGGACGGAAGCCCTGA